One Streptomyces sp. NBC_00554 DNA segment encodes these proteins:
- a CDS encoding ThuA domain-containing protein, whose amino-acid sequence MSDRQILVYTATAAYRHVSIPAGVAAFRGLGAEHGFVVHATEEPLRSLDGYDAVVFLSTSGEVLDEPGRSALLEHVAGGGGFLGVHSAACTEYEWPAYGELLGARFAGHPPVQPAVVTVDRSHPATAHLPRQWHWTDEWYDFRAPPRDVTVLATVDETTYTGGGMGADHPLVWYRHHGRGRSFYTALGHAPEAYADPAFRAHLLGALQWAAAWPEGDAPGVDERP is encoded by the coding sequence ATGTCTGACCGCCAGATCCTCGTGTACACGGCGACCGCCGCGTACCGGCACGTTTCCATACCCGCCGGCGTGGCCGCCTTCCGTGGACTGGGCGCCGAACACGGGTTCGTGGTCCACGCCACCGAGGAGCCCCTGCGCTCCCTGGACGGCTACGATGCCGTCGTGTTCCTGTCGACCAGCGGCGAGGTCCTCGACGAACCGGGCCGGTCGGCGCTGTTGGAACACGTCGCGGGAGGTGGAGGATTCCTGGGGGTCCACTCCGCCGCCTGCACCGAGTACGAGTGGCCCGCCTACGGTGAACTCCTCGGCGCCCGGTTCGCCGGGCATCCGCCGGTGCAGCCTGCCGTCGTCACGGTCGACCGCTCGCACCCGGCCACCGCACACCTTCCGCGGCAGTGGCACTGGACCGACGAGTGGTACGACTTCAGGGCGCCGCCCCGCGACGTCACGGTGCTGGCCACCGTGGACGAGACGACCTACACCGGCGGCGGCATGGGGGCCGACCACCCCCTCGTCTGGTACCGGCACCACGGCCGCGGGCGCAGCTTCTACACCGCACTCGGCCATGCGCCCGAGGCCTACGCCGATCCAGCCTTCAGGGCGCATCTCCTCGGTGCCCTGCAATGGGCGGCCGCCTGGCCGGAGGGTGATGCCCCGGGAGTCGACGAAAGGCCCTGA
- a CDS encoding polysaccharide lyase family 8 super-sandwich domain-containing protein, which produces MLTRRQLLHLATATAGITLGMAAIGSPPAFAADEYDTLRLRWIDRTLLGTGYDATQEPFATLFTLMGSTASGFLSGMNPSTASLWDDLPIGSVSANVTSSYVRLKWMAQAWAFDGTGLTGDADLLAAVLTGLDWMYATAYTPTTTTYDNWWDWQIGASRLSLDIACLVHTELSSTRLANYLAAIDAFVPDSAVATYSGVSTGANRVDLCRVLILRGILAKSSAKIATGVAGLSAVFPLVRSGDGLYADGSFVQHTNVPYTGSYGSVLISGLAGLLSLLAGSTWEVTDDNRQLLFDAVTDAFAPFLFNGLMMDGVSGRAISRGVKTVDNPLGIQQDDHVRGHLIIGSILMLADAASTDEAASWKALAKGWLERDYWAPFLEDSYQTLPVLALGKSVLDDTAITATAEPVASRVFGSMDRATHRRASWALAVSMCSARTAFYECINGENLRGWHTGSGMTYWWGGTYGNGQYSDAYWPTVDPYRLPGTTVSRIPLTDGQGTPRPTPPTGAVWAGGATDGTYSALGQDTRGLGSTLAAKKSWFCLDDQVVCLGAGITAGDGYAVETTVDNRNLGSAASNALTIDGTAQSTTLGWSGTFSAASWASITGVAGYVFPGGATLKALREARTGAWSDINTESSTDSLTRRYLTLWVDHGTDPVGATYSYILLPGATPSLTAARAAAPTVTVLANTASVQAVTDTATGVTAANFFVAGTAGPITVSAPCSVLVRESGGTLSVSVADPTRAAATVTVTVARSGYTTGTTDDGVSVVGLAPLTLVVEVGGAQGASRTVTFGTGATVTAGTYTALAPTADAYVRDGSYADTNYGGTTDLVVKNAGTGYHRRSFLKFDLSALAGTPRRAVLWVRGATSDSTGTQATLTGYAVSSDSWTETGLTWNTQPSLGDAQSSGSIGNAKDWIPIEVTGHLQTQYAGDGTATVALAESAAGVAVLLASRSSSVNQPFLQVITG; this is translated from the coding sequence ATGCTCACTCGCCGACAGTTGCTGCACCTCGCCACCGCCACGGCGGGCATCACCTTGGGCATGGCCGCGATCGGCTCACCGCCGGCCTTCGCCGCCGACGAGTACGACACCCTTCGCCTGCGCTGGATCGACAGGACCCTGCTGGGTACCGGCTACGACGCCACGCAGGAGCCGTTCGCCACCCTGTTCACCCTCATGGGCAGCACCGCGTCCGGCTTTCTGTCCGGCATGAACCCGTCGACGGCCTCGCTCTGGGACGACCTGCCGATCGGCAGCGTCAGCGCCAACGTCACCTCCAGCTACGTACGTCTGAAGTGGATGGCCCAGGCATGGGCCTTCGACGGCACCGGACTGACGGGCGACGCCGATCTCCTCGCCGCCGTCCTGACCGGCCTCGACTGGATGTACGCCACCGCGTACACGCCGACGACCACCACCTACGACAACTGGTGGGACTGGCAGATCGGCGCCTCGCGGCTCTCGCTCGACATCGCCTGCCTGGTCCACACCGAGCTCAGCAGCACCCGACTCGCCAACTACCTGGCGGCGATCGACGCCTTCGTGCCGGACTCCGCGGTCGCCACCTACAGCGGGGTCAGCACCGGAGCCAACCGTGTCGACCTGTGCCGCGTGCTCATCCTCCGCGGCATCCTCGCCAAGAGCTCGGCGAAGATCGCCACGGGCGTCGCCGGTCTCTCCGCCGTGTTCCCGCTGGTCCGCAGCGGCGACGGCCTCTACGCCGACGGGTCGTTCGTCCAGCACACCAACGTGCCCTACACCGGGTCCTACGGCTCCGTCCTGATCAGCGGACTGGCCGGGCTGCTCTCGCTCCTGGCGGGATCGACCTGGGAGGTGACCGACGACAACCGGCAGTTGCTCTTCGACGCCGTCACCGACGCCTTCGCCCCGTTCCTGTTCAACGGGCTGATGATGGACGGCGTGTCCGGGCGGGCGATCAGCCGCGGCGTCAAGACCGTGGACAATCCGCTGGGCATCCAGCAGGACGACCACGTACGCGGCCATCTCATCATCGGCAGCATCCTGATGCTGGCGGACGCGGCCTCCACCGACGAGGCCGCCAGCTGGAAGGCGTTGGCCAAGGGCTGGCTGGAGCGCGACTACTGGGCCCCGTTCCTGGAGGACTCCTACCAGACGCTGCCCGTGCTGGCCCTTGGCAAGTCCGTCCTCGACGACACCGCCATCACCGCGACCGCCGAACCGGTCGCCTCCCGGGTCTTCGGCAGCATGGACCGGGCCACCCACCGCCGCGCCTCCTGGGCCCTCGCCGTCTCCATGTGCTCCGCGAGAACCGCGTTCTACGAGTGCATCAACGGCGAGAACCTGCGCGGCTGGCACACCGGCTCCGGAATGACCTACTGGTGGGGCGGCACTTACGGCAACGGCCAGTACTCGGACGCCTATTGGCCGACCGTCGACCCCTACCGCCTGCCCGGTACCACCGTCTCCCGCATCCCGCTGACGGACGGACAGGGAACCCCCAGGCCCACCCCGCCCACGGGAGCCGTCTGGGCCGGCGGCGCAACCGACGGAACGTACAGCGCGCTCGGCCAGGACACCCGTGGCCTCGGCTCCACGCTGGCCGCCAAGAAATCCTGGTTCTGCCTCGACGACCAGGTCGTCTGCCTCGGCGCCGGGATCACCGCCGGCGACGGATATGCGGTCGAGACCACCGTCGACAACCGCAACCTGGGCTCCGCCGCCTCCAATGCGCTCACCATCGACGGCACCGCCCAGTCGACCACGCTGGGCTGGTCCGGCACCTTCTCCGCTGCCTCCTGGGCGTCGATCACCGGGGTCGCCGGCTATGTCTTCCCAGGCGGGGCCACCCTGAAGGCGCTGCGCGAGGCCCGTACCGGCGCCTGGAGCGACATCAACACCGAGAGCTCGACGGATTCCCTGACCCGCCGTTACCTGACCCTGTGGGTCGACCACGGCACCGACCCCGTCGGCGCCACCTACAGCTACATCCTCCTGCCCGGCGCCACGCCCAGCCTCACCGCCGCCCGCGCGGCCGCCCCGACGGTCACCGTCCTCGCCAACACCGCCTCCGTGCAGGCGGTCACGGACACCGCCACCGGTGTGACCGCCGCCAACTTCTTCGTCGCCGGCACCGCGGGCCCGATCACCGTCTCGGCCCCCTGCTCCGTCCTCGTACGGGAGTCCGGCGGCACGCTGTCGGTCAGCGTCGCCGACCCCACCCGCGCCGCCGCGACCGTCACCGTCACCGTCGCCCGCAGCGGATACACCACGGGCACCACGGACGACGGCGTCAGCGTCGTCGGCCTTGCTCCCCTCACCCTGGTCGTGGAGGTCGGCGGCGCGCAGGGCGCTTCCCGCACCGTGACGTTCGGCACCGGCGCGACCGTCACCGCCGGCACGTACACGGCCCTCGCCCCGACCGCCGACGCCTACGTCCGCGACGGCTCCTACGCCGACACCAACTACGGCGGCACCACCGACCTGGTCGTCAAGAACGCAGGCACCGGCTACCACCGCCGGTCCTTCCTCAAGTTCGACCTGTCCGCCCTGGCGGGCACACCCAGGCGCGCGGTGCTGTGGGTGCGCGGGGCCACCTCCGACTCCACCGGCACCCAGGCCACCCTCACCGGGTACGCGGTGAGCAGCGACAGTTGGACGGAGACCGGCCTGACCTGGAACACCCAGCCGTCGCTCGGCGACGCGCAGTCCTCCGGATCGATCGGAAACGCCAAGGACTGGATCCCGATCGAGGTCACCGGCCACCTCCAGACCCAGTACGCGGGCGATGGGACGGCGACTGTGGCCCTCGCCGAGAGCGCGGCCGGCGTCGCCGTCCTCCTGGCCAGCCGGAGCAGCTCGGTGAACCAGCCGTTCTTGCAGGTCATTACCGGGTGA
- a CDS encoding DUF2264 domain-containing protein produces MPTPSQLFGPAPTTREGWADALLALAAPATRTAAAGPGRMPVHASMSDHRAVWFELVARPLWGLAAHAAGGLSGADRQWEEARHALTSAVDPEHPWYVGSPADMDQRLVESAAVGYALAVARHQLWDPLTERQRQQLADWLSTAASATPWDNNWCFFPVLAAVGLRSVGVPVDETRMAAHLDRIEDFALNDGWYADGPGTPERPGSRDHYVPFGFHFYGLLLASLKAVDEERGRRYRQRAAEFATQFQHWFAADGAALPFGRSLGYRFAQGAFWSALAAADQPAVGWGTARSLAQRNLAWWWQRPVLAEDGSLTVGYAYPNTGVVEQYLAGGSPYWGTKVFASLAATEDHPFWTATPAPVPPPGISRQPAAAMVLARDTAGDVVALAGQNAPAWNPRGGTAKYAKFAYSTLAAFSVPTGEPTLEQGGFDSALALSDDGEGWRTRSAGESRIDGETLVVRWQPWPDVTVETRLRHTDGGHLREHRITSGRRLYTAEGAFCVPKTGLGATPHNFTERPGLARATADTAVSEIVCLAADTSPREGVVVLPLPGSHLLHPRTALPTLRGVLDPGEHVLRCRVSLTRR; encoded by the coding sequence ATGCCCACCCCGTCACAGCTGTTCGGCCCAGCCCCCACCACCAGGGAAGGCTGGGCCGACGCGCTGCTCGCCCTTGCCGCACCCGCCACGCGCACGGCGGCTGCCGGTCCCGGACGGATGCCGGTGCACGCGAGCATGAGCGACCACCGGGCGGTCTGGTTCGAACTCGTCGCCCGCCCCCTGTGGGGACTCGCCGCGCACGCCGCCGGCGGCCTGTCCGGCGCGGACCGGCAGTGGGAGGAGGCGCGCCACGCGCTGACCTCCGCCGTCGACCCCGAACACCCGTGGTACGTCGGCAGTCCGGCCGACATGGACCAGCGCCTCGTCGAATCCGCCGCAGTCGGTTACGCGCTCGCCGTCGCACGGCATCAGCTCTGGGACCCGCTCACCGAACGGCAACGGCAGCAGCTCGCCGACTGGCTGTCGACGGCGGCTTCGGCGACGCCGTGGGACAACAACTGGTGCTTTTTCCCGGTGCTTGCCGCTGTCGGGCTGCGCTCGGTGGGCGTGCCCGTGGACGAGACGCGGATGGCCGCGCATCTGGACCGTATCGAGGACTTCGCCCTGAACGACGGCTGGTACGCCGACGGGCCCGGCACACCGGAGCGCCCCGGTTCGCGCGACCACTACGTCCCGTTCGGATTCCACTTCTACGGGCTGCTGCTGGCCTCGCTGAAAGCGGTCGACGAGGAGCGCGGCCGGCGTTACCGGCAGCGGGCCGCCGAGTTCGCCACGCAGTTCCAGCACTGGTTCGCCGCCGACGGAGCCGCCCTGCCCTTCGGACGCAGCCTCGGCTATCGGTTCGCCCAGGGCGCCTTCTGGTCGGCCCTCGCCGCGGCGGACCAGCCCGCTGTCGGCTGGGGCACCGCACGCTCGCTGGCGCAGCGCAACCTCGCCTGGTGGTGGCAGCGGCCGGTCCTCGCCGAGGACGGCTCCCTGACCGTTGGCTACGCCTACCCGAACACCGGCGTCGTCGAGCAGTACCTGGCCGGCGGTTCCCCGTACTGGGGCACGAAGGTCTTCGCGAGCCTCGCCGCGACCGAGGACCACCCGTTCTGGACGGCGACGCCCGCGCCGGTCCCGCCGCCCGGAATCAGCAGGCAGCCGGCCGCCGCGATGGTTCTCGCGCGGGACACGGCGGGGGACGTCGTCGCGCTCGCCGGGCAGAACGCGCCCGCCTGGAACCCCCGTGGCGGGACCGCGAAGTACGCGAAGTTCGCCTACTCCACGCTCGCCGCCTTCAGTGTGCCCACGGGCGAACCGACCCTGGAACAAGGGGGTTTCGACAGCGCGCTGGCCCTGTCCGACGACGGCGAAGGCTGGCGCACGCGTTCCGCCGGCGAGTCCCGGATCGACGGCGAGACGCTCGTCGTGCGCTGGCAGCCATGGCCGGACGTGACCGTCGAGACCCGGCTGCGGCACACCGACGGCGGGCACCTGCGCGAGCACCGCATCACCAGCGGTCGCCGGCTGTACACGGCCGAAGGCGCCTTCTGCGTCCCGAAGACCGGCCTCGGAGCGACACCCCACAACTTCACGGAGCGCCCCGGCCTGGCCCGGGCGACGGCCGACACCGCCGTGAGCGAGATCGTCTGCCTCGCCGCCGACACATCACCCCGCGAAGGTGTCGTCGTACTGCCGCTGCCGGGCTCGCATCTCCTGCACCCGCGCACAGCCCTGCCGACACTGCGCGGCGTACTCGATCCCGGCGAGCACGTCCTGCGCTGCCGGGTGTCCCTCACCCGCCGATGA
- the ngcE gene encoding N-acetylglucosamine/diacetylchitobiose ABC transporter substrate-binding protein, with amino-acid sequence MNAQPPSFSRRSLLRATAVAAFAVSGSGLLAACASADGDAESGSAKGKVSATNPFGIDESAALDVVVFKGGYSDEYARFDEKLYSKKYPKAKISHSGITEIQTELQPRFVAGDPPDVIDNSGAKKIAMGTLVAEGQLAELADLLKAPSVDDPDTTVEDTLLPSTLDVTTFDGKVMGLPYVFTVNGFWYSQTLFDKHGWTWPTTWDGLTELAAKIKKAGIAPFAYGGTTAPDYFFSPLMALAAKQGGVDVIKAIDNLEAKAWQAEPVKAAAEAIAGLASSGYFLKGSEGLDHTQAQTAWVQGKAALYHAGSYVENEMKAITPDGFDMVFGPVPPLTADGALPQSALHAVAGEIFVVPAKAKNLRGGKEFLRIMLSKEAASNFTETTHALTIVKGATGDNDLGSTALGSVLKAVTAAGDDLFNYRFMSWYADLATTLKSEVANLLAGRIDAAEFLSTMQAKADDIAADPSITKFKI; translated from the coding sequence GTGAACGCCCAGCCCCCGAGCTTCTCGAGAAGAAGCCTGCTGAGAGCGACAGCCGTCGCCGCTTTCGCCGTTTCCGGCTCCGGCCTGCTGGCCGCCTGCGCCTCCGCCGATGGCGACGCCGAATCCGGCTCGGCCAAGGGCAAGGTCAGCGCCACCAACCCGTTCGGCATCGACGAGAGCGCCGCGCTGGACGTCGTCGTCTTCAAGGGCGGTTACAGCGACGAATACGCCAGGTTCGACGAAAAGCTGTACTCCAAGAAGTACCCCAAGGCGAAGATCAGCCACTCCGGCATCACCGAGATCCAGACCGAGTTGCAGCCGCGGTTCGTCGCCGGCGACCCGCCGGACGTCATCGACAACAGCGGCGCCAAGAAGATCGCGATGGGCACGCTGGTCGCCGAAGGCCAACTGGCCGAGCTGGCCGACCTGTTGAAGGCCCCCTCGGTCGACGACCCGGACACCACGGTCGAGGACACGCTGCTGCCGAGCACGCTGGACGTGACCACGTTCGACGGCAAGGTGATGGGCCTCCCGTACGTCTTCACCGTCAACGGCTTCTGGTACTCCCAGACGCTGTTCGACAAACACGGCTGGACCTGGCCGACCACCTGGGACGGCCTGACCGAGCTGGCCGCCAAGATCAAGAAAGCGGGCATCGCGCCCTTCGCGTACGGCGGCACGACGGCGCCCGACTACTTCTTCAGCCCGCTCATGGCCCTCGCGGCCAAGCAGGGCGGCGTCGACGTGATCAAGGCGATCGACAACCTCGAAGCCAAGGCGTGGCAGGCCGAACCGGTCAAGGCCGCCGCCGAGGCGATCGCGGGGCTGGCCTCGTCCGGGTACTTCCTCAAGGGCAGCGAGGGGCTGGACCACACCCAGGCGCAGACCGCTTGGGTGCAGGGCAAGGCCGCGCTGTACCACGCCGGTTCGTACGTCGAGAACGAGATGAAGGCGATCACCCCGGACGGGTTCGACATGGTCTTCGGCCCTGTCCCCCCGCTCACGGCGGACGGTGCCCTGCCCCAGAGCGCGCTGCACGCGGTCGCCGGAGAGATCTTCGTCGTACCGGCCAAGGCCAAGAACCTCCGCGGCGGCAAGGAGTTCCTGCGGATCATGCTCTCCAAGGAAGCCGCGTCCAACTTCACCGAGACGACCCACGCCCTCACCATCGTCAAGGGGGCCACGGGCGACAACGACCTCGGTTCCACCGCGCTGGGCTCGGTGCTGAAGGCCGTCACCGCGGCCGGGGACGACCTGTTCAACTACCGGTTCATGAGCTGGTACGCCGACTTGGCCACCACGCTGAAGTCCGAGGTCGCCAACCTGCTCGCCGGGCGCATCGACGCGGCCGAGTTCCTCTCCACGATGCAGGCCAAGGCCGACGACATCGCCGCCGACCCCTCCATCACGAAGTTCAAGATCTAG
- a CDS encoding acetamidase/formamidase family protein, which translates to MTLLQPHCGPVDGDHYLPADPTAVHWGLLPNARSKPTLSVPSGTSVSLDTISHEGILADQGRDPAAFFAAAGIHGILHDTAELAASTRLHDPAVHGPHVVTGPVHIQGAEPGDVLEVEVLRLRRRAPYGVISNRHGKGALPGEYPQGPGPDPVSLVATVDDDGRGRLPVGDGRDIRFPLRPFLGIMGTAPATVAPVHSVPPGPHGGNLDVRHLGVGARLFLPVAVEGALFYAGDPHFSQGDGEVALTAFEAPLRATLRLTVHRDPALRRLASRLRAPFAETDTEHIVMGLDIDLDEAMRHAVRDALTLLDERFSVPRPVALAYLSAAADFQVSQVVDIVKGVHCRISKADLTF; encoded by the coding sequence GTGACGCTCCTCCAACCCCACTGCGGCCCCGTCGACGGCGACCACTACCTCCCCGCAGACCCAACCGCAGTGCACTGGGGTCTGCTCCCCAACGCCCGCTCCAAACCGACCCTTTCGGTCCCTTCTGGCACGAGCGTCAGCCTCGACACCATCAGCCACGAGGGCATCCTCGCCGACCAGGGCCGAGACCCGGCCGCCTTCTTCGCCGCAGCCGGCATCCACGGCATCCTTCACGACACGGCCGAACTCGCCGCTTCCACCCGACTTCACGACCCCGCCGTCCACGGCCCGCACGTGGTCACAGGACCCGTCCACATCCAGGGGGCCGAGCCCGGCGACGTACTCGAAGTGGAAGTCCTGCGCCTGCGCCGCCGCGCCCCCTACGGAGTGATCAGCAACCGCCACGGCAAGGGCGCGCTCCCCGGCGAATACCCTCAGGGCCCCGGCCCCGACCCGGTCAGCCTGGTCGCCACCGTCGACGACGACGGCCGTGGCCGCCTCCCCGTGGGCGACGGTCGCGACATCCGCTTCCCGCTCCGCCCCTTCCTCGGCATCATGGGCACCGCTCCCGCCACCGTTGCCCCGGTCCACTCGGTGCCTCCCGGCCCGCACGGAGGCAATCTCGACGTACGCCACCTCGGCGTCGGCGCCCGCCTCTTCCTCCCCGTTGCCGTCGAGGGCGCCCTCTTCTACGCCGGCGACCCGCACTTCTCCCAGGGCGACGGCGAAGTGGCCCTCACCGCCTTCGAAGCCCCGCTGCGCGCGACCCTCCGCCTCACCGTCCACCGCGACCCCGCTCTCCGCCGACTCGCGTCCCGCCTGCGCGCCCCCTTCGCAGAGACCGACACCGAGCACATCGTCATGGGCCTCGACATCGACCTCGACGAGGCCATGCGCCATGCCGTACGCGACGCCCTCACCCTCCTCGACGAGCGCTTCTCCGTTCCCAGACCGGTGGCCCTCGCCTACCTCAGCGCGGCCGCCGACTTCCAGGTCTCCCAGGTGGTCGACATCGTCAAGGGCGTCCACTGCCGCATTTCCAAGGCGGACCTGACCTTCTGA
- a CDS encoding hydroxyacid dehydrogenase: MTVAIAMQPEVAALALTEELTARLDKSVDVQSGIIVDFATPASRSHLADVDVLLTGWGCPLIDQSVLDAAPRLRAIVHAAGSVKHHLTPEVWQRGILVSSAASANAFPVAQYTVGAILLAGKRAFRLAHDYTQGRYKNKLADDTGNHERVVGIVGASRTGRLVLELLAPHGFRLLVSDPTLDARAAAGLHPAGQVELVDLDDLLGHSDIVSLHAPALPETHHLLDDRRLALLRDGAVLINTARGQLIDTEALFRHCADGRIDAVLDVTDPEPLPAGHPLLSLPNVMVTPHVAGAMGTEIRRLGEFAVTEIERLSADEPLHGGIHADQLALLA, from the coding sequence ATGACCGTCGCCATCGCGATGCAGCCAGAGGTCGCCGCCCTCGCCCTCACCGAAGAGCTCACCGCTCGGCTGGACAAGAGCGTGGACGTCCAGTCCGGCATCATCGTCGACTTCGCGACCCCGGCCTCCCGCAGCCATCTGGCGGACGTGGACGTGCTGCTCACCGGCTGGGGCTGCCCGCTCATCGACCAGTCCGTCCTGGACGCGGCTCCCCGGCTGCGCGCGATCGTGCACGCTGCCGGATCGGTCAAGCACCACCTCACACCCGAGGTCTGGCAGCGCGGAATCCTCGTGTCCTCGGCGGCCTCCGCCAACGCTTTTCCAGTCGCGCAGTACACCGTCGGCGCGATCCTGCTCGCCGGGAAGCGCGCCTTCCGGCTGGCCCACGACTACACACAGGGCCGCTACAAGAACAAGCTCGCCGACGACACCGGCAACCATGAGCGCGTCGTCGGGATCGTCGGCGCGTCCCGCACCGGACGTCTCGTCCTGGAGCTGCTCGCCCCGCACGGCTTCCGGCTACTGGTCAGTGACCCGACCCTGGACGCGCGAGCGGCGGCCGGACTGCATCCGGCCGGACAGGTGGAGCTGGTCGACCTGGACGACCTGCTGGGCCACAGCGACATCGTCAGCCTGCACGCCCCGGCCCTGCCCGAGACCCACCACCTGCTCGACGACCGCCGGCTCGCGCTGCTGCGCGACGGTGCCGTCCTGATCAACACCGCACGTGGACAACTGATCGACACCGAGGCGCTGTTCCGGCACTGCGCGGACGGCCGGATCGACGCAGTCCTGGACGTGACCGACCCCGAGCCGCTGCCCGCCGGACACCCGCTGCTGTCCCTGCCCAACGTCATGGTCACGCCCCATGTGGCCGGGGCGATGGGCACCGAGATACGCCGGCTCGGCGAGTTCGCCGTCACCGAGATCGAACGCCTCAGCGCCGACGAGCCCCTGCACGGGGGCATCCATGCCGACCAGTTGGCGCTGCTCGCCTGA